One Etheostoma cragini isolate CJK2018 chromosome 6, CSU_Ecrag_1.0, whole genome shotgun sequence DNA window includes the following coding sequences:
- the LOC117945684 gene encoding transcription factor HES-2-like — MKLFQDLEDAKAQRKSLKPQVERRRRERMNCSLESLKTLLLQRQEGTRRRVEKAEILEHTVVFLQNTAEGNKTRAGGGDGDDGGGGGGQKNSFQDGFSACLQSATRFLGPEGKGLWIGAAPDASFAARFSRSVSDSAGVQRTEAHSSSSSLLLRKSSRSILRLLMDRSGLRLCTPALTVTSCVQTNGDSHRSPTTPQQPHKVTSRARKQSPSQNQPVGQSMWRPWP, encoded by the exons ATGAAGTTGTTTCAGGATTTAGAGGACGCAAAGGCCCAAAGGAAG AGTCTCAAACCTCAGGTGGAGAGACGTCGAAGGGAGAGAATGAACTGCAGCCTGGAGAGCCTTAAGACTCTTCTGCTACAGCGGCAG GAAGGTACTCGGCGCAGAGTGGAGAAAGCTGAGATACTCGAGCACACAGTCGTCTTCCTGCAGAACACTGCTGAAGGAAACAAGACGAGAGCTggaggtggtgatggtgatgatggtggtggaggaggaggccaGAAAAACTCCTTCCAAGACGGTTTCTCCGCCTGCCTGCAGTCAGCCACTCGGTTCCTGGGCCCTGAGGGGAAGGGCCTGTGGATTGGAGCAGCACCAGATGCATCTTTTGCTGCTCGCTTTTCCCGCTCAGTCTCTGACTCTGCCGGCGTCCAAAGAACTGAAGCTCattcctcctccagctctctgCTTCTCAGGAAGTCCTCCAGGTCCATTCTTCGGCTGCTGATGGACAGGTCCGGGCTCAGACTGTGCACGCCTGCCCTTACTGTGACCAGTTGTGTTCAGACCAATGGAGACTCACATCGCTCTCCCACGACTCCCCAACAGCCCCACAAAGTGACCAGTCGAGCAAGAAAACAGAGCCCGTCCCAGAACCAACCGGTCGGCCAGTCAATGTGGAGGCCGTGGCCCTGA
- the notchl gene encoding neurogenic locus notch homolog protein 1: MFVLRTFVLLGLSWTCQAASGDPWGQCPVNRKCKDKFGDNSCDRECMEPECLRDGFDCLKDRGHCNLGHILYCRDHYANSHCEQGCDNAPCGWDGSDCFTHQSPLWAKGTLVLHANLPQQRGTFSNSSLLWALSILLQSPLKLRGLAPLATNRNLFDFDPQQLASLLAQASAGDSNGSLLFLQVDNRPCSRLPSTCFPYATEAASFLRAVMLLKPDLLNTLTDLKAVISIRGVREEIGSRVEETVKVEVKDQTPAWLWASIAVAIGLLLVLALVMFLVVRRVRQRRLEREGGSRVRHRSTATDSNPKSKALTPHPAHQDQRARSSREKEKISLRKKKKAKEAEKKRRREPLGEDAIRMRPLKRDQDIGSDTDFTQSSMEDINARCSRQQEETSICDHRSQQQKHYRAETSQPCRPVQPPPRGWERNVMPPPLLSPPQQSAEWCGPDGSVVLIRAVRSGLDRVVLELLRAGVPVNNTDHTGRSALHWACSVNHLSLTRTLIRYGAAVDLQDNKGETALFLSAIHGCYDTARLLLLHGANLELHDRRGRRPMDVAREGMHHQVLELLLAHQIQRGPVPVDTANDMLWEDRTLMYSPWVGSQGMPGRSASFSGIIGHRDMTPPPQNDWSMSRVQYPSPQNWRPQLNQSATALVPPRVMGRSPRPISTLQEVTSEDEDRDRHQEVPRAATPHFLSPQPAPRQRSFSCTQHALQRRSSAPQPEPNYIIVTDRTANEPIETVIVSPPTYAAVQSDRQPVLNGDTPSRAEQLAVSSADSEQKSRGERSNNTPDSTQTAL, encoded by the exons ATGTTTGTTCTGAGGACGTTTGTTCTGCTGGGACTGAGCTGGACATGTCAAG CTGCGTCTGGTGATCCGTGGGGTCAGTGTCCAGTCAACAGAAAGTGTAAGGACAAGTTTGGAGACAACTCCTGTGACAGAGAGTGTATGGAGCCTGAGTGTCTCAGAGATGGTTTTGACTGCCTAAAGGACCGGGGCCACTGCAA TCTGGGCCACATCCTGTACTGCCGTGATCACTACGCCAATTCCCATTGCGAGCAGGGATGCGACAATGCTCCTTGTGGATGGGACGGCAGCGACTGCTTCACACACCAGAGCCCCCTGTGGGCCAAAGGCACCCTGGTCCTTCACGCCAATCTCCCACAACAACGGGGCACCTTTTCCAACAGCTCCCTGCTCTGGGCGCTCAGCATCCTCCTCCAGTCGCCACTCAAACTGAGAGGCTTGGCCCCCCTTGCCACTAACAGAAATTTGTTTGACTTTGACCCTCAGCAGCTCGCCAGCCTGCTGGCTCAGGCATCTGCGGGTGACTCAAATGG ctccctccttttcctccaaGTGGACAACAGGCCATGCTCCCGCCTGCCCTCTACCTGTTTCCCTTATGCCACTGAGGCAGCCAGTTTCCTGCGTGCAGTAATGTTGCTAAAGCCTGACTTGTTAAACACTCTTACTGATCTGAAGGCCGTCATCAGTATTAGAGGTGTCCGAGAGGAAATAGGAAGCAGAGTGGAGGAAACGGTAAAAGTGGAAGTCAAAG ATCAGACCCCTGCATGGCTATGGGCCTCGATTGCTGTAGCGATTGGCCTGCTGTTGGTGCTGGCCCTGGTGATGTTTCTGGTGGTGAGGAGGGTGAGGCAGCGGCGGTTGGAGAGGGAAGGTGGTAGTAGAGTGAGACACCGGTCTACGGCCACAGACAGTAACCCAAAATCCAAGGCCTTGACACCACACCCAGCCCACCAAGACCAGAGGGCTAGGtcaagcagagagaaagagaagatcagcttgaggaaaaagaagaaagcgaaggaagcagagaaaaagagaaggagggaaccGCTGGGGGAGGATGCCATTCGAATGCG ACCTCTCAAACGGGACCAGGATATAGGAAGTGACACAGACTTTACCCAGAGTTCAATGGAAGATATCAATGCGAGATGCTCCAGACAACAGGAGGAAACCTCCATCTGTGACCACAGGAGCCAGCAGCAGAAACACTACCGGGCTGAAACCTCGCAGCCCTGCAGACCTGTACAAC CTCCACCTagaggatgggagagaaacgtCATGCCTCCTCCTCTGCTCAGTCCTCCGCAGCAG TCGGCAGAGTGGTGTGGCCCGGATGGGTCTGTGGTTCTGATCCGAGCGGTGCGTAGCGGGCTGGATAGGGTGGTCTTGGAGCTGCTGCGAGCAGGAGTGCCAGTCAACAACACTGATCATACTG GGAGATCAGCCCTGCACTGGGCATGCTCAGTAAACCACCTCTCCCTAACAAGGACCCTCATTCGCTACGGGGCCGCTGTCGACCTGCAAGACAACAAG GGCGAGactgctctcttcctctctgccatcCATGGTTGCTATGATACGGCCAGACTTCTCCTCCTTCATGGTGCCAACCTAGAGCTGCACGATCGGAGAGGACGTCGTCCAATGGACGTGGCCAGAGAGGGCATGCATCACCAGGTCCTAGAACTCCTGTTAGCTCACCAAATTCAGAGAGGGCCTGTTCCCGTCGACACGGCCAATGACATGCTGTGGGAGGATCGCACCCTGATGTACTCGCCGTGGGTCGGATCACAAGGGATGCCTGGAAGAAGTGCCTCCTTCTCTGGGATCATAGGACATCGAGATATGACCCCACCTCCACAAAA TGATTGGTCGATGAGTCGAGTGCAGTACCCCTCTCCTCAGAACTGGAGACCACAGCTCAACCAATCCGCAACAGCGCTGGTCCCTCCTAGAGTCATGGGCCGCTCCCCTCGGCCAATCAGCACCTTGCAAGAGGTAACCTCAGAGGACGAGGATCGTGATAGGCATCAGGAAGTCCCCAGAGCTGCAACACCTCACTTCCTGTCGCCCCAGCCTGCCCCTCGGCAGCGTTCCTTTTCGTGCACCCAGCATGCATTGCAGCGTCGCTCCAGTGCCCCCCAGCCAGAGCCCAATTATATTATTGTGACAGACAGAACAGCCAATGAGCCCATAGAAACAGTGATTGTTTCACCTCCTACATATGCTGCCGTCCAATCAGATCGCCAGCCAGTTTTAAACGGTGACACCCCCAGTAGAGCAGAACAATTAGCGGTGAGTTCAGCAGATTCAGAGCAGAAATCCAGAGGTGAGAGGTCAAACAACACTCCTGACTCCACACAAACAGCATTGTAG